The Triticum aestivum cultivar Chinese Spring chromosome 7B, IWGSC CS RefSeq v2.1, whole genome shotgun sequence genome window below encodes:
- the LOC123162569 gene encoding hydroquinone glucosyltransferase — MAAAPHVVILTSSGLGHVLPVSELAKRLAVHHGFTVTIVTYASLSTPGHSSPLASLPPGVSVAALPEVSIDDLPANAHLVTRILTVISRALPALRDLLRSLLDLPAGITAFVTDMLCPAALAVGKEMGLPGYVFYTSSLMSLLSFLYIPELARTTTCECRDLPEPVLLPGCVPLHGADLLEPLQNRSDPVYQLMIELGRNYLLAEGFIINTMDALEHETLLAFKELSDKGVYPPAYAVGPFTRRRCPDSNEAKHSCLRWLDNQPDGSVLYVSFGSGGTLSTAQTAELAAGLETSGQRFLWVVHHPNDKDSSAAYLGTAATDTDPLSYLPDGFVERMNGTGLLVPLWAPQVEILNHVAMGGFMSHGGWNSTLETVAAGVPMVAWPLYAEQRMNAVMLSSDRVGLALWERPPLGKDGAVVAREEVAVLVRELMEGEKGAAARKKACHLRDEAKIASAPGGPQDRALAIVADMVSLHRRSHGK; from the coding sequence ATGGCCGCGGCGCCGCACGTCGTCATCCTCACGAGCTCCGGCTTGGGCCACGTCCTCCCGGTTTCCGAGCTGGCGAAGCGCCTCGCCGTGCACCACGGCTTCACCGTCACAATCGTCACTTACGCCAGCCTGTCCACGCCCGGCcactcctcgccgctcgcctcccTCCCGCCGGGCGTCTCCGTCGCCGCGCTCCCGGAGGTGTCCATCGACGACCTCCCTGCCAACGCGCACTTGGTGACTCGCATCCTCACCGTCATCAGTCGCGCCCTGCCAGCGCTACGCGACCTACTACGCTCCCTCCTCGACCTCCCAGCGGGGATCACCGCCTTCGTGACCGACATGCTTTGCCCCGCCGCGCTCGCCGTCGGCAAGGAGATGGGTCTGCCTGGGTACGTCTTCTACACCTCTAGCCTCATGTCTCTGTTATCGTTTCTCTACATCCCGGAGCTCGCCAGGACCACCACCTGCGAGTGTCGCGACCTCCCGGAGCCCGTGCTGCTCCCCGGGTGCGTGCCGCTACACGGCGCCGATCTCCTCGAGCCCCTCCAGAACCGCTCCGACCCCGTGTACCAGCTCATGATCGAGCTCGGGCGGAACTACCTCCTCGCGGAAGGCTTCATCATCAACACCATGGACGCGTTGGAGCACGAGACGCTGCTGGCGTTCAAAGAGCTTTCTGACAAGGGCGTCTACCCGCCAGCGTATGCTGTGGGTCCATTCACCCGGCGGCGGTGCCCCGACTCCAACGAGGCTAAGCACAGCTGCTTACGGTGGCTGGACAACCAGCCGGATGGCTCGGTCTTGTACGTGTCCTTCGGCAGCGGCGGCACGCTGTCCACGGCGCAGACGGCCGAGCTGGCGGCTGGGCTAGAGACGAGCGGACAGAGGTTCCTCTgggtggtgcaccaccccaacgACAAGGACAGCAGCGCGGCCTACCTCGGCACTGCCGCTACCGACACCGACCCGCTGAGCTATCTGCCGGACGGGTTCGTCGAGAGGATGAACGGTACAGGGCTCCTTGTGCCACTGTGGGCGCCACAGGTGGAGATCCTTAACCACGTCGCCATGGGAGGGTTCATGTCTCATGGCGGATGGAACTCCACGCTGGAGACCGTGGCGGCAGGCGTGCCGATGGTGGCGTGGCCGCTCTACGCAGAGCAGAGGATGAACGCAGTGATGCTGTCATCGGATCGGGTGGGCCTGGCTTTGTGGGAGAGGCCTCCCCTCGGTAAGGACGGAGCGGTTGTCGCGCGGGAGGAGGTGGCGGTGCTGGTCAGAGAGCTTATGGAAGGGGAGAAGGGTGCCGCGGCGCGGAAAAAGGCCTGTCACCTCCGGGATGAGGCCAAGATTGCTTCGGCGCCGGGCGGGCCGCAGGATCGAGCTCTCGCGATAGTGGCTGACATGGTATCCTTGCATCGGAGGAGCCACGGCAAGTAA